The following coding sequences are from one Pusillimonas sp. DMV24BSW_D window:
- a CDS encoding xanthine dehydrogenase family Fe-S subunit, with the protein MNTISLTVNGKKYDNVQIEPRTHLGDVLRESLSLTGTHLGCEHGVCGACTVFVDGVPTRSCISLAAACDNAEVVTIEGMNDEVMEALRTAFSQEHGLQCGFCTPGMLASAHDVVMRMPNATEQDIRYAMSGNLCRCTGYVGITKAIQSVIEKRRAEGITEPVNVRTILGPAGAGHAQTQSASAGAAAVPAGMAAEVKRVRAPAGAVKAPDSSKPMTRMQQSFTVDFPRDEVWAFFGRLDQVTTCLPGASLLSEPTATHVEPRLRVKVGPIVADFEGAADVERDDANYKGMIYGSARDTKSPSATRGEVEYVLSEINQGAGTRVDVEIGFALTGPLAQFSRSGIVQDIAKRMTDAFAQNLHARLSNGGESGSTANEVTELNAGALVFSVLRNRVTAFFKRLFGGR; encoded by the coding sequence ATGAATACGATTTCTCTTACGGTTAACGGAAAAAAGTACGACAACGTTCAAATCGAACCCAGAACGCATTTGGGTGATGTTTTGCGTGAATCGCTAAGCCTGACGGGCACTCACCTGGGCTGCGAGCATGGCGTGTGCGGCGCATGTACGGTGTTTGTCGACGGCGTGCCCACTCGTTCCTGCATTTCACTGGCGGCGGCTTGCGACAACGCCGAAGTGGTCACCATCGAAGGCATGAACGACGAGGTGATGGAAGCATTGCGTACAGCTTTTTCCCAAGAGCACGGCTTGCAATGCGGCTTTTGCACGCCGGGCATGCTGGCTTCCGCCCACGATGTCGTCATGCGTATGCCCAATGCTACCGAGCAAGACATTCGTTACGCCATGAGCGGCAACCTGTGTCGTTGTACGGGTTATGTGGGCATTACCAAAGCCATTCAAAGCGTTATCGAGAAACGTCGCGCCGAAGGCATTACCGAGCCGGTTAACGTGCGTACCATTTTGGGGCCTGCGGGCGCCGGGCATGCGCAAACGCAATCCGCTTCTGCGGGCGCGGCTGCGGTACCCGCTGGGATGGCGGCGGAAGTAAAACGGGTGCGTGCACCTGCCGGGGCCGTTAAGGCGCCCGACAGCAGCAAGCCCATGACCCGCATGCAGCAATCATTTACCGTTGATTTCCCGCGCGATGAAGTGTGGGCGTTCTTTGGTCGCTTAGACCAGGTCACCACTTGCCTGCCGGGGGCGTCGCTGTTGTCTGAACCCACTGCTACGCATGTGGAACCCCGGTTGCGCGTTAAGGTCGGCCCGATTGTGGCCGATTTTGAAGGCGCCGCCGATGTTGAGCGCGACGACGCCAACTATAAAGGCATGATTTACGGCTCCGCCCGCGACACCAAATCACCTTCGGCCACGCGCGGCGAGGTGGAATACGTTTTGTCGGAAATCAACCAGGGTGCGGGTACGCGGGTTGATGTGGAAATTGGCTTTGCGTTAACGGGCCCCCTGGCGCAGTTCAGTCGGTCGGGGATTGTTCAGGATATTGCCAAACGCATGACCGACGCCTTTGCCCAGAACCTGCACGCCCGCTTATCGAACGGGGGCGAGTCGGGGTCTACGGCCAACGAAGTAACGGAACTGAACGCCGGTGCGCTGGTTTTTTCTGTATTGCGCAACCGCGTAACTGCATTTTTCAAGCGCCTGTTTGGGGGGCGTTGA
- a CDS encoding FAD binding domain-containing protein: MKPAPLAYERASDVQSAVKLAQQDDVVVKFLAGSQSLGPMLNLRLVQPDLLVDITHIPELTQVDENDDGITFGACVTHADIEDLRVPDVTRGALPAVARGIAYRAVRNRGTVGGSLVHADPAADWVSTLAAVGATVTIAGPSGTRRVPVEDLMVSVFETSLEPGEILASVHIPRFSADARWGHYKITRKTGEFAHAMAVLLKDPARNVCRLVIGAIEAKPIVIADASAYFDPAGHLNTDKIETLFAESGLKDPIANKIHMTALTRAVQRAQL, from the coding sequence ATGAAGCCGGCACCTTTAGCGTACGAGCGTGCATCCGATGTTCAGTCGGCGGTTAAGCTGGCGCAGCAAGACGATGTGGTCGTGAAGTTTCTGGCAGGCAGTCAGTCGCTGGGCCCCATGTTGAATTTGCGTTTGGTACAGCCCGATTTGCTGGTCGATATCACGCACATTCCCGAGCTGACTCAAGTTGATGAAAACGATGACGGCATTACGTTCGGCGCCTGTGTAACCCACGCCGACATTGAAGACCTGCGTGTACCGGACGTGACGCGCGGCGCGCTGCCCGCCGTGGCCCGGGGGATTGCCTACCGCGCGGTGCGAAATCGCGGCACGGTAGGTGGAAGTCTGGTGCATGCCGATCCGGCTGCCGATTGGGTCAGCACCCTGGCCGCCGTAGGCGCAACGGTGACCATTGCCGGCCCTTCAGGCACGCGCCGGGTACCGGTGGAAGACCTCATGGTCAGTGTGTTTGAAACCTCGCTCGAACCGGGCGAAATACTGGCTTCGGTGCACATTCCGCGTTTTTCGGCGGATGCACGTTGGGGGCATTACAAGATCACACGTAAAACCGGCGAGTTCGCCCACGCAATGGCTGTTTTGTTAAAAGATCCGGCCAGAAATGTGTGCCGTCTTGTGATTGGCGCGATTGAAGCCAAACCCATCGTCATCGCCGACGCCTCGGCTTATTTCGATCCGGCAGGTCATTTGAATACCGACAAAATTGAAACGTTATTTGCCGAGTCGGGGCTGAAAGATCCCATCGCCAACAAAATTCATATGACTGCGCTTACGCGTGCAGTTCAGCGAGCTCAACTATGA
- a CDS encoding xanthine dehydrogenase family protein molybdopterin-binding subunit, which produces MSSQGVGKRVLRKEDDRYMRGKGQYVADIKLANMQDVAFVRSPVAHAKLLDIHIPEQLREQVFTAADLRNAGVKPIVADTALEGFRSSEQPALAEGKMRYVGELVAMCVAPTRAGAEDIAAAVQLDYEEQDVVHEMLQGRQADAPRVHDHWPDNLFLKTNITVNFDGVKDAPVKVSRKIRTSRQVMAPMEGRGVLAYWDSRVEQLIVYTATQIPHIVRTGLAECLGLPEGQVRVITPDVGGGFGYKGIFLPEELAVAWLCMKLGRPVRWLEDRREHIAATANCREHYYEITGYASKEGRLLGIECEATIDSGAYSSYPFSACLEAGQVGSILPGPYDFPSYHCKTYSVATNKCPILPYRGVARTGVCFALELLLDDLAHAAGVEPYELRMQSLVRPEQMPFDNITNKHFDSGDYPEALRQAVEAIDLPAIRERQKKGEPDGRLIGVGMAVYCEQAAHGTSVYAGWGIPMVPGHELATMRITPDGGLEIRIGAHSHGQSMETTLAQVANEKLGIDIDRIKLIHGDTEYTPYSTGTWGSRSMVMSGGAVARGGDELVKRLGHIGAFMLGTEPDKVTVSDGMVHAGDKSVSISQVAHVWYRRPQDLPPEANSGGLEVTVGYKPGRDTGTFGYGAHVALVAVDPECGNVEILDYVIVEDGGKLVNPMVVDGQIYGGTAQGIGTALYEEMPFDASGQPLASTFADYLLPGPTEVPEPRLIHMETLSPYTEFGVKGIGESGAIAPPATIVNAVNDALRPLGATLYVSPVTPHRVLEAIMNARGGDGTGTGSGSKMAMEEV; this is translated from the coding sequence ATGTCGAGTCAAGGTGTCGGTAAACGGGTGCTTCGCAAAGAAGACGATCGTTATATGCGGGGCAAAGGCCAGTATGTCGCAGACATAAAGCTGGCCAACATGCAAGATGTGGCTTTTGTGCGCAGCCCTGTCGCGCATGCCAAGCTGCTTGATATTCATATCCCCGAACAATTGCGTGAACAGGTCTTCACGGCGGCCGATCTTAGAAACGCCGGCGTGAAGCCCATTGTGGCCGACACCGCTCTGGAAGGCTTTCGTTCATCCGAACAGCCCGCGCTGGCCGAAGGCAAGATGCGTTATGTGGGTGAGCTGGTAGCCATGTGTGTGGCCCCCACCCGCGCAGGGGCCGAAGATATTGCCGCAGCGGTTCAGTTGGACTACGAAGAGCAAGACGTGGTTCATGAAATGCTGCAAGGCCGTCAGGCCGACGCACCCAGGGTCCACGACCATTGGCCCGACAACCTTTTTTTGAAGACCAATATTACGGTGAACTTCGACGGCGTGAAAGACGCCCCGGTAAAAGTCAGCCGTAAAATCCGCACCTCGCGGCAGGTCATGGCGCCGATGGAAGGGCGAGGCGTTTTGGCCTACTGGGACTCGCGTGTCGAACAGCTTATTGTTTACACCGCCACGCAAATTCCGCACATTGTGCGCACAGGCCTGGCCGAGTGCCTGGGTTTGCCCGAGGGGCAGGTACGTGTGATTACCCCCGATGTGGGCGGCGGGTTTGGTTACAAAGGTATATTTTTGCCAGAGGAACTGGCCGTTGCCTGGCTGTGTATGAAGTTGGGCCGCCCGGTACGCTGGCTTGAGGATCGCCGCGAACACATTGCCGCCACGGCCAATTGTCGCGAACACTATTACGAAATCACCGGTTACGCTTCGAAGGAAGGCCGGTTGTTGGGTATTGAGTGCGAAGCCACCATCGATTCAGGTGCTTATTCCTCATACCCTTTCTCGGCGTGTCTTGAAGCCGGCCAGGTGGGCAGTATTTTGCCCGGGCCTTACGACTTCCCGTCGTACCACTGCAAAACGTATTCGGTTGCCACCAACAAATGCCCTATTTTGCCTTACCGGGGCGTGGCGCGAACCGGTGTGTGTTTTGCGCTTGAACTGTTGCTCGACGACCTGGCCCACGCCGCCGGTGTTGAACCCTACGAATTGCGCATGCAGTCGTTGGTTCGCCCCGAGCAAATGCCGTTCGACAACATTACCAACAAACACTTCGACAGCGGCGACTATCCCGAGGCCCTGCGCCAGGCAGTCGAGGCTATCGATTTGCCCGCCATTCGTGAGCGCCAGAAAAAGGGCGAGCCCGACGGCCGCCTCATTGGTGTGGGCATGGCAGTGTATTGTGAGCAGGCCGCGCACGGCACTTCGGTGTACGCCGGCTGGGGCATTCCCATGGTGCCGGGTCATGAATTGGCCACCATGCGCATTACGCCCGACGGCGGTTTGGAAATTCGCATCGGCGCACACTCGCATGGTCAAAGTATGGAAACCACGTTGGCTCAGGTGGCGAATGAAAAGCTGGGCATCGATATCGACCGCATCAAACTGATTCACGGTGATACCGAATACACCCCTTACTCCACCGGCACCTGGGGCTCGCGCAGCATGGTGATGTCGGGCGGAGCTGTGGCGCGCGGCGGCGATGAGTTGGTGAAACGGCTGGGTCATATCGGAGCGTTTATGCTGGGCACCGAGCCCGACAAAGTCACTGTCTCCGACGGCATGGTGCATGCGGGCGACAAAAGTGTCTCCATCAGCCAAGTGGCACACGTGTGGTATCGCCGTCCGCAAGATTTACCGCCCGAAGCCAATTCAGGTGGCCTTGAGGTCACCGTGGGTTATAAGCCCGGCCGCGATACAGGCACATTCGGTTACGGCGCCCACGTTGCGCTGGTGGCGGTCGATCCGGAATGCGGCAACGTTGAAATTCTTGATTACGTGATTGTGGAAGACGGCGGCAAACTGGTGAATCCCATGGTGGTCGACGGCCAGATCTATGGCGGCACCGCCCAGGGTATCGGCACGGCCCTGTATGAGGAAATGCCGTTCGACGCCTCGGGTCAGCCTTTGGCCTCCACCTTTGCCGACTACCTGCTGCCCGGGCCAACCGAGGTGCCCGAGCCGCGCTTAATACATATGGAAACGCTATCGCCTTACACCGAGTTTGGTGTCAAGGGAATTGGTGAAAGCGGGGCCATTGCGCCGCCCGCCACCATTGTGAACGCGGTAAACGATGCGTTACGCCCATTAGGGGCAACGCTTTATGTGTCGCCCGTGACACCGCATCGCGTTCTTGAAGCAATCATGAATGCCCGTGGTGGTGACGGCACCGGCACGGGTTCAGGTTCCAAGATGGCTATGGAGGAAGTATGA
- a CDS encoding GntR family transcriptional regulator encodes MQKGQAESLSGHIPAYIQVASALRRRIETGEWLPGEKISTLEELEEEFQRARVTVRQAVGLLEKEGLLKRQQGRGTFVAEQVNDRRWLTLETSWSAIIRSIKRNVPRFIEVANPPSHPRLAPDEGKLAEEYGFLRSLQLRDGLPYAVVNVHIEKGIFDKYYDEFMEHTALAVFDTLRGTVVKRAHQTMTIGTADPEVANLLGVSLSAPIAECRCVVTSKDDVVIYVGEITYPSDCIRLHMDLLEDETSASTEVELSPPKPRRRSKKAA; translated from the coding sequence ATGCAAAAAGGACAAGCAGAGAGTTTAAGTGGCCATATCCCCGCTTATATTCAAGTGGCCTCGGCGCTTCGACGCCGTATCGAAACGGGCGAGTGGTTGCCGGGGGAAAAAATCTCTACGCTTGAGGAGCTTGAAGAAGAGTTTCAGCGCGCACGCGTAACAGTCAGGCAGGCGGTGGGTTTGCTGGAAAAAGAAGGGTTGTTGAAACGCCAGCAGGGGCGCGGCACGTTTGTGGCCGAGCAGGTTAACGATCGCCGGTGGCTCACATTGGAAACGTCATGGTCAGCCATTATTCGTTCCATTAAACGAAACGTCCCGCGTTTTATTGAAGTGGCCAACCCGCCCTCGCACCCCAGGCTTGCGCCCGATGAAGGAAAGCTGGCCGAAGAGTACGGTTTCCTGCGCAGCCTGCAGCTACGCGACGGTTTGCCCTATGCCGTTGTGAACGTGCACATCGAGAAAGGTATTTTCGACAAGTATTACGACGAGTTCATGGAGCATACCGCCCTGGCGGTGTTCGATACGTTGCGTGGAACGGTTGTGAAACGGGCGCACCAAACCATGACAATTGGTACGGCCGACCCGGAAGTGGCCAATTTATTGGGGGTTTCACTAAGCGCACCTATCGCAGAGTGCCGCTGTGTCGTAACATCGAAAGACGATGTCGTGATTTACGTCGGTGAAATTACGTATCCAAGCGATTGCATTCGTTTGCATATGGATTTGCTGGAAGACGAGACCTCCGCTTCAACTGAAGTTGAGTTGAGCCCACCCAAGCCGCGTCGTCGCAGCAAAAAAGCGGCCTGA
- a CDS encoding biotin-dependent carboxyltransferase family protein, translated as MSNGLKVLDAGPYSTIQDMGRMGYQDVGVPVSGALDKVSARVANMLVGNDRHCPVLEMLLQGVALEVQADSVRMALFGCEADLTVEGTRKFTVPAGRSVRLMKGDKVKVGALGQSLSAYLAVEGGFNLPVQLGSVSTYVRGGIGGLEGRTLKRGDGLPLVQSSADIRDEKALLEPFDYGYEQPIRVVLGPQHNYFTESAIESFLTQPYVVSGQADRMGFRLDGPVIQHAEGYDLVSDGIVSGAIQVPGSGLPIVLLADAQTTGGYPKIATVISTDIPILGRRRPGAQVHFKQVTLDQAESIACETQAWLEQLESHGTRSFAPGGVIDLEALRLENLSSGVN; from the coding sequence ATGAGTAACGGGTTGAAGGTGCTGGACGCCGGGCCTTATTCTACGATTCAGGATATGGGGCGCATGGGTTATCAAGACGTCGGCGTGCCGGTGTCGGGGGCCTTGGACAAGGTCAGTGCACGCGTCGCCAACATGCTGGTGGGTAATGACCGTCATTGTCCGGTGTTGGAAATGTTGCTGCAAGGCGTGGCCCTGGAGGTGCAGGCCGATTCGGTGCGCATGGCACTGTTCGGCTGCGAAGCCGACCTCACCGTGGAAGGCACACGCAAGTTTACCGTGCCGGCCGGGCGCAGCGTTCGGCTGATGAAAGGTGATAAGGTCAAGGTGGGTGCGCTGGGGCAATCGCTGAGTGCCTATTTGGCGGTTGAAGGCGGCTTCAACCTGCCGGTGCAGCTGGGTAGTGTGTCCACGTATGTAAGAGGCGGAATTGGGGGGCTGGAAGGTCGTACGCTAAAGCGCGGAGATGGGCTTCCTTTGGTGCAATCCAGTGCCGACATACGAGACGAAAAGGCGTTGCTGGAGCCTTTCGATTACGGTTATGAACAACCCATTCGCGTCGTGCTCGGGCCACAACACAATTATTTCACCGAAAGCGCCATAGAAAGCTTTTTAACGCAGCCGTACGTCGTGTCGGGGCAGGCCGACCGCATGGGGTTTCGTCTTGACGGCCCGGTCATTCAGCATGCAGAAGGTTATGATCTGGTTTCCGACGGCATTGTAAGCGGGGCCATTCAGGTGCCGGGTTCAGGGCTGCCTATTGTATTGTTGGCCGACGCACAAACAACTGGGGGGTATCCCAAAATCGCCACCGTGATTTCCACTGATATCCCCATTTTGGGGCGTCGTCGTCCGGGGGCGCAGGTGCATTTCAAGCAGGTCACGCTTGACCAGGCCGAAAGCATCGCGTGTGAAACTCAAGCGTGGCTGGAACAGCTGGAAAGTCACGGCACGCGCAGTTTTGCGCCCGGCGGGGTGATTGATCTTGAGGCGTTAAGGCTGGAAAATTTAAGCAGCGGTGTGAACTAA
- the pxpB gene encoding 5-oxoprolinase subunit PxpB: MTVQFLSAGDTAMVVQFGEVIDRVLSDQVLALSRRIRALNVPGVVDLVPTFRSLLINYDPTQVRGAQLQETLKGLLESEDTEPQAVRQWSVPVCYDGEYAPDLQEVAQTAGLTTDQVVQLHADTQFHVYMIGFVPGYPYMGDLPKQLVLPRRSNPRTRVPPGSVAIASTMTAVYPIESPGGWHLIGATPIRLFDTRHEAPALFKPGDKVRFKPVDSNEYQRIRDAVAADEYEVKCEEVTV, encoded by the coding sequence ATGACAGTGCAGTTTCTAAGTGCCGGCGATACCGCGATGGTGGTGCAGTTTGGCGAGGTGATTGATCGTGTACTAAGCGATCAGGTGCTGGCTTTAAGTCGGCGGATTCGCGCATTGAACGTACCCGGCGTGGTCGATTTGGTGCCCACGTTTCGTTCGCTGCTGATTAATTATGATCCCACGCAAGTGCGTGGTGCGCAGTTGCAGGAAACCCTTAAGGGCTTGCTGGAAAGCGAAGACACGGAACCGCAGGCGGTGCGTCAGTGGTCGGTGCCGGTATGCTACGACGGCGAGTATGCGCCCGATTTGCAGGAAGTGGCGCAAACGGCGGGCTTAACAACGGATCAGGTGGTTCAACTGCACGCCGACACGCAGTTTCATGTTTACATGATTGGTTTTGTGCCGGGCTACCCTTATATGGGGGATTTGCCCAAGCAGCTGGTGCTGCCTCGGCGCAGCAATCCCCGTACACGCGTGCCGCCGGGCTCAGTGGCCATTGCGTCAACCATGACGGCTGTATACCCCATTGAAAGTCCGGGGGGGTGGCATCTTATCGGCGCCACACCCATTCGTTTGTTCGACACGCGCCATGAGGCGCCCGCTTTGTTCAAGCCGGGCGACAAGGTGCGTTTCAAGCCGGTGGATTCAAATGAATATCAACGCATTCGCGACGCGGTTGCCGCCGACGAATACGAGGTTAAATGTGAAGAGGTGACGGTATGA
- a CDS encoding LamB/YcsF family protein: MTLSVNLNADMGEGFGAYDIGDDNAILKIIRSANIACGFHAGDANTMRRVVENAKKEGVSIGAHTGFNDLWGFGRRRIQMKASDLENMIAYQIGALQAMAAYAGEKVTHVKPHGALNNMAAEDEDYAMAIGRALKTVDPNLIYVALSGSEMEKAAERLNLPLAREGFCDRLYDDNGNLVSRAVAGSVIKDPKVATEQVVRMVTEGEIISMSGKRVKRRVDSLCVHGDEPTAVALAAMVREGLEAAGVKILPLTEMKLN; the protein is encoded by the coding sequence ATGACTTTATCGGTAAATCTTAATGCAGATATGGGCGAGGGGTTTGGTGCATACGACATCGGAGACGACAACGCCATTCTGAAAATCATCCGCTCTGCAAACATTGCTTGCGGCTTCCACGCGGGCGACGCCAACACCATGCGGCGCGTTGTGGAAAATGCCAAAAAAGAAGGCGTCAGCATCGGTGCACATACGGGTTTTAACGACCTGTGGGGCTTTGGCCGCCGCCGCATTCAAATGAAAGCGAGCGACCTGGAAAACATGATCGCCTACCAAATTGGCGCATTACAAGCCATGGCCGCGTATGCCGGTGAGAAAGTCACCCACGTGAAACCCCACGGCGCACTGAATAACATGGCCGCCGAAGACGAAGACTATGCCATGGCCATTGGTCGTGCGCTTAAAACCGTAGACCCTAACCTTATTTACGTTGCGCTATCGGGTTCCGAAATGGAAAAAGCCGCGGAACGTTTGAATTTGCCGCTGGCACGCGAAGGTTTCTGTGACCGCTTGTACGACGACAACGGCAACCTGGTGTCACGCGCAGTGGCCGGGTCGGTGATTAAAGATCCGAAAGTGGCCACCGAACAGGTGGTGCGCATGGTCACCGAAGGTGAAATTATTTCGATGTCGGGCAAGCGCGTAAAGCGTCGGGTTGATTCTTTATGTGTGCATGGCGACGAGCCCACAGCGGTTGCATTGGCCGCCATGGTGCGCGAAGGTTTGGAAGCTGCCGGGGTAAAAATTCTGCCGCTCACTGAAATGAAGCTTAACTAA
- the npdG gene encoding NADPH-dependent F420 reductase encodes MENQPKIAILGGTGALGSGLAKRWVQAGFPVIVGSRTAEKAQEAANALTPAAGGPAPTGMSNYDAAKAADVVVLTVPFSNHDAILDEIKDVVEGKIVVDAVVPLVPPKVAVVQLPPEGSAGMIAHNKIGDKARVVSAFQNVGANKLQAEGPIACDILVTGNDVESRKTVISLIEPIGMRGIDAGAIANAAAAEAMTSLLIGINKRYKVDCAGIQITGING; translated from the coding sequence ATGGAAAACCAACCTAAAATTGCGATTCTTGGCGGCACGGGGGCCTTGGGTTCCGGGCTTGCAAAACGTTGGGTGCAAGCCGGCTTTCCGGTTATTGTCGGCTCAAGAACGGCAGAAAAGGCACAAGAAGCAGCCAACGCCTTAACGCCTGCGGCAGGCGGCCCCGCCCCCACAGGCATGAGCAACTACGACGCCGCCAAAGCGGCCGACGTTGTCGTGCTTACCGTACCGTTTTCAAATCACGATGCCATTCTCGACGAAATCAAAGACGTTGTTGAAGGCAAAATTGTTGTTGATGCGGTCGTGCCGCTGGTACCACCCAAAGTAGCGGTTGTGCAACTGCCGCCTGAAGGCTCGGCCGGTATGATTGCTCATAACAAAATTGGCGATAAGGCCCGTGTCGTTTCCGCTTTTCAAAACGTGGGCGCCAATAAGCTGCAAGCCGAAGGCCCCATTGCCTGCGATATTCTGGTTACCGGCAACGATGTTGAATCGCGCAAAACCGTTATTTCTTTAATTGAGCCCATTGGTATGCGCGGCATTGATGCCGGGGCCATTGCCAACGCCGCTGCGGCGGAAGCCATGACCTCATTGCTGATCGGCATCAACAAACGTTACAAGGTCGATTGCGCAGGCATTCAAATTACCGGCATTAACGGCTAA
- the cofE gene encoding coenzyme F420-0:L-glutamate ligase, protein MPHLPHTSIHLNALADFPMIEPNNDLAAVLIQSLQHNGIALETRDVVVLAQKIVSKAEGRLVRLADVQPSARALEVAKEINKDSRMVELILSESREIVAQRPGVLIVEHRLGYIMANAGIDQSNIDHPNDEEYALLLPENPDQTCAQLKSALDRHFNVDVAVIINDSFGRPWRMGVTGVALGAAGLPSLLSLIGKPDLYGRAMRVSEIAFADEIAAAASLIMGQTSAGQPVVHVRGLQWEEQSNSAQTLLRPRHQDLFR, encoded by the coding sequence ATGCCCCACCTGCCTCATACGTCGATTCACCTGAACGCGCTGGCCGACTTCCCCATGATTGAGCCAAACAACGATTTGGCCGCAGTTCTGATTCAAAGCCTGCAACACAACGGCATTGCATTGGAAACACGGGATGTGGTCGTGCTGGCGCAGAAAATCGTATCGAAGGCAGAGGGGCGGCTTGTGCGCCTGGCCGATGTGCAACCGTCTGCCCGGGCGCTTGAGGTTGCCAAAGAAATCAATAAAGACAGCCGCATGGTTGAGCTGATCTTGTCTGAAAGCCGGGAAATCGTTGCGCAGCGCCCCGGCGTATTAATTGTTGAGCACCGCCTGGGCTACATCATGGCCAATGCGGGTATCGATCAGTCAAATATCGATCACCCCAACGATGAAGAATACGCCCTGCTGCTGCCGGAAAACCCGGATCAAACATGCGCCCAACTTAAAAGCGCGCTCGACCGCCATTTCAATGTCGATGTGGCGGTCATTATTAACGACAGTTTCGGGCGCCCATGGAGAATGGGTGTGACGGGCGTAGCGCTTGGGGCGGCGGGCTTGCCCAGCTTGCTAAGTTTAATTGGAAAGCCCGACCTCTATGGCCGTGCAATGCGCGTATCGGAAATTGCTTTTGCCGATGAAATTGCCGCCGCTGCTTCTTTAATTATGGGGCAAACCAGCGCCGGGCAACCGGTGGTTCACGTGCGCGGGCTTCAATGGGAAGAGCAAAGCAATTCCGCTCAAACCTTATTACGCCCCAGACATCAAGATTTATTTCGTTAG
- the cofD gene encoding 2-phospho-L-lactate transferase, producing the protein MTDHRPPSPHSSKRVLALCGGVGGAKLARGLNDLITQPGNLTITVNTGDDFEHLGLNICPDLDSVVYALADKNDRERGWGRAGETWHCLESLKELGAESWFALGDRDLAMHLERSHRLRSGQTLSDVTAHICRQLGIRAQVIPMSNNPVRTVLHTNEGALAFQDYFVRKMGKPKVESLTYTGADTAQPQADLMARLADPELDAIVICPSNPQLSIEPILALNGVREALRVSKVPVVAVSPLIGGKAVKGPAAKIMQELEIPVDSTGIAQVYLDFINGVVIDQADELDAAYVSVPTVVTQTLMKSPEDALSLAQATLEFADTLRLEATQTK; encoded by the coding sequence ATGACCGATCACCGCCCACCTTCCCCTCACTCATCCAAACGTGTGCTGGCCCTGTGTGGCGGTGTTGGCGGCGCCAAACTTGCCCGTGGCCTGAACGATCTTATTACGCAACCCGGCAACCTCACTATTACGGTAAACACCGGCGACGACTTTGAACACCTGGGCCTGAACATATGCCCGGATCTGGATTCGGTTGTATACGCCTTGGCCGACAAGAACGACCGCGAGCGCGGCTGGGGGCGGGCCGGCGAAACCTGGCATTGCCTTGAGTCACTCAAAGAACTGGGCGCAGAAAGCTGGTTTGCGCTGGGCGACCGCGACCTGGCCATGCACCTTGAACGCAGCCACCGCTTGCGCTCGGGCCAAACGTTGTCTGACGTTACCGCGCATATCTGCCGGCAACTGGGCATTCGCGCCCAAGTCATTCCCATGAGCAACAACCCCGTGCGTACGGTATTGCACACCAACGAGGGTGCCCTGGCTTTTCAGGATTACTTTGTCCGCAAAATGGGCAAGCCCAAAGTGGAAAGCCTCACTTACACTGGTGCCGACACCGCGCAGCCACAAGCCGACTTAATGGCACGACTGGCCGACCCGGAACTGGACGCCATTGTTATTTGCCCGTCGAACCCGCAGCTCAGTATTGAACCCATACTGGCCTTGAACGGTGTGCGCGAGGCATTGCGTGTTTCAAAGGTACCGGTTGTGGCGGTGTCCCCGCTGATTGGCGGCAAAGCAGTGAAAGGGCCGGCCGCAAAAATAATGCAAGAGCTTGAAATCCCGGTTGACTCCACCGGTATCGCACAGGTTTATCTCGACTTCATCAACGGCGTGGTCATCGATCAGGCCGATGAGCTCGATGCAGCATACGTATCGGTTCCCACTGTAGTAACACAAACGTTGATGAAAAGCCCGGAAGACGCCTTGAGTCTTGCGCAAGCAACACTTGAATTCGCTGACACATTGCGTCTTGAGGCCACTCAAACAAAGTAG